In a single window of the Bradyrhizobium sp. ORS 285 genome:
- a CDS encoding EAL domain-containing protein, which translates to MQVEEYSAPTLQEQESARIGSGRERLRASLSRYRLYRPAIIAACVGVVLSIAGTVAVGRWENRLARSDFEGLAEAQAILVQNGVNEYVSRLTALRTRFESANDDITRSEYQTFSARLFEAHRGMLRLAWLPRIKRKERGEYEAAAITDGVPAFRIKSYPDGTVAPESDEYYPVYFSTEAKTSPVYGLDYWSIPDHRAVLEQSRDYDMIGALRTRQNLINQNERNNAVMIGIPVYAKGTSRTTVADRRRNLSGFIVGVFDLPMLLQSVRANNPNSPALQINLLPPERVINASGVDPQRWPADPNIWSTTLRIGDADWVFQAAPAGGLMASHNRALALYAAGMATTIFLAVYLALSSRNALQLALANRRVLELAQTDALTGLANRAFFLEEMERINDEKNGRFTVFLLDLDRFKNVNDSLGHGAGDELLVQVAQRLRSQLRDEDVLARLGGDEFALIQAGFNDQRAAAIELAQRITRLIAEPFQIAGQRVEIGTSIGISLAPQHGRDQEHLLKKADLALYRSKSAGRSCYTMYDDAMSAELEARNTLEGDLRDAIAQCQFEVHYQPFYDADTRQRRGVEALVRWRHPVKGLVPPDKFIPLAESTGLIVPLGEWIIGRACDDATAWPDDVKVAVNLSPVQFKQAELFDVIQSALARSGLDPKRLEIEITESVLLERAAENESFIDRLKGLGISLALDDFGTGYSSLRSLTAFPFNKIKIDKSFVANLSVRDESAAVISSVVTLARGLGIQITAEGVETEEQLSQLRALGVNFAQGYLLGRPMPVEQLEQHLDISRTASVPDEDAQPEAEASESDEPRPGAVVALIPRSGALLSLASNG; encoded by the coding sequence TTGCAGGTTGAAGAGTACAGCGCACCGACGCTGCAGGAACAGGAAAGTGCTCGCATCGGTAGCGGGCGCGAGAGGCTGCGCGCGTCGCTATCGCGATACCGCCTCTATCGGCCTGCGATCATCGCCGCATGCGTCGGCGTCGTTCTGTCGATTGCCGGCACGGTGGCTGTCGGACGCTGGGAAAACCGGCTGGCGCGTTCTGATTTCGAGGGACTTGCCGAAGCGCAGGCGATCCTGGTGCAGAACGGCGTCAACGAATATGTCAGCCGCCTGACCGCGCTGCGCACCCGTTTCGAATCCGCCAACGACGACATCACCCGCAGCGAATATCAGACCTTCAGCGCGCGTCTGTTCGAGGCGCACCGCGGCATGCTGCGTCTCGCCTGGCTGCCGCGCATCAAGCGCAAGGAGCGCGGCGAGTACGAGGCCGCCGCGATCACCGACGGCGTTCCCGCCTTCCGCATCAAGTCGTATCCCGACGGCACGGTCGCGCCCGAGAGCGACGAGTATTATCCGGTCTACTTCTCCACGGAGGCGAAGACCTCGCCGGTGTACGGCCTCGATTATTGGAGCATCCCCGATCATCGCGCCGTGCTCGAGCAGTCGCGCGACTATGATATGATCGGCGCGCTGCGCACGCGGCAGAACCTGATCAATCAGAACGAGCGCAACAACGCCGTGATGATCGGCATCCCCGTCTATGCCAAGGGGACGTCGCGCACCACGGTCGCCGATCGCCGTCGCAATCTCTCCGGCTTCATCGTCGGCGTGTTCGATCTGCCGATGCTGTTGCAGTCGGTGCGCGCCAACAATCCGAACAGCCCGGCGCTGCAGATCAACCTGCTGCCGCCCGAGCGCGTGATCAATGCGTCCGGCGTGGACCCGCAGCGCTGGCCGGCCGATCCCAACATCTGGTCGACCACCTTGCGCATCGGCGATGCCGACTGGGTGTTTCAGGCGGCGCCTGCCGGCGGACTGATGGCCAGTCACAACCGCGCCCTCGCGCTGTATGCGGCGGGCATGGCGACGACGATCTTTCTCGCTGTCTATCTCGCGCTGTCGAGCCGCAACGCACTGCAGCTGGCGCTCGCCAATCGCCGCGTGCTCGAGCTGGCGCAGACCGACGCGCTGACGGGGCTCGCGAACCGCGCCTTCTTCCTGGAGGAGATGGAGCGTATCAATGACGAGAAGAACGGGCGCTTCACCGTCTTCCTGCTCGATCTCGACCGCTTCAAGAACGTCAATGACTCGCTCGGCCACGGCGCCGGTGACGAGCTGCTGGTGCAGGTCGCGCAACGCCTGCGCTCGCAGCTGCGCGATGAGGACGTGCTGGCACGGCTCGGCGGCGACGAGTTCGCGCTGATCCAGGCCGGCTTCAACGACCAGCGCGCGGCCGCGATCGAGCTCGCGCAGCGCATCACCCGGCTGATCGCCGAGCCGTTCCAGATCGCCGGCCAGCGCGTCGAGATCGGCACCAGCATCGGCATCTCGCTGGCGCCGCAGCACGGCCGCGACCAGGAGCATCTGCTCAAGAAGGCCGACCTCGCGCTGTACCGCTCGAAATCCGCCGGCCGCAGCTGCTACACGATGTATGACGATGCGATGTCGGCCGAGCTGGAAGCGCGCAACACGCTGGAAGGCGATCTGCGCGACGCCATCGCGCAGTGCCAGTTCGAGGTGCACTACCAGCCGTTCTACGACGCGGACACCCGGCAGCGCCGCGGCGTCGAGGCGCTGGTGCGCTGGCGCCACCCGGTGAAGGGGCTGGTGCCGCCGGACAAGTTCATCCCCCTGGCGGAATCGACCGGCCTGATCGTGCCGCTCGGCGAGTGGATCATCGGCCGCGCCTGCGACGATGCGACGGCATGGCCTGATGATGTCAAGGTTGCGGTCAACCTGTCGCCGGTCCAGTTCAAGCAGGCGGAACTGTTCGATGTCATCCAGTCGGCGCTCGCAAGGTCCGGCCTCGATCCGAAGCGGCTGGAGATCGAGATCACCGAGTCGGTGCTGCTGGAGCGTGCGGCGGAGAACGAGAGCTTCATCGACCGGCTGAAGGGACTCGGCATTTCGCTGGCGCTCGACGATTTCGGCACCGGCTATTCGTCACTGCGCTCGCTGACGGCATTCCCGTTCAACAAGATCAAGATCGACAAGTCCTTCGTTGCTAATCTCAGCGTGCGTGACGAAAGCGCCGCGGTGATCTCGTCGGTCGTGACGCTGGCGCGCGGGCTCGGCATCCAGATCACCGCTGAGGGCGTCGAGACCGAAGAGCAGCTGTCGCAGCTGCGCGCGCTCGGCGTCAACTTCGCGCAGGGTTATCTGCTGGGACGGCCGATGCCGGTCGAACAGCTCGAGCAGCACCTCGACATTTCGCGCACGGCGTCCGTGCCTGATGAGGACGCGCAGCCGGAGGCTGAGGCGTCCGAGAGCGACGAACCGCGTCCGGGCGCGGTGGTTGCGCTCATTCCGCGGTCCGGGGCGCTGCTATCCCTCGCATCCAACGGCTGA
- a CDS encoding ester cyclase, with the protein MRTGIVTALAVALAGIVATPALAERAYSADEERNKQIVLDFYEQGLNRKDFAAASKYLGTYIQHNPSAEDGPEGFRKFIEFLKAKYPQSHSEITKVLVDGDFVILRVHAVREPGTRGNAIVDIFRLKDGKIEEHWDSVQPIPEQSANTNGMF; encoded by the coding sequence ATGAGGACAGGTATCGTCACGGCTCTGGCGGTTGCGCTCGCCGGTATCGTTGCGACGCCCGCGCTGGCGGAGCGCGCTTATTCGGCTGACGAGGAGCGCAACAAGCAGATCGTGCTCGACTTCTATGAGCAGGGCCTCAATCGCAAGGACTTCGCGGCCGCCTCGAAATATCTCGGCACCTACATCCAGCACAATCCGAGCGCCGAGGATGGCCCGGAAGGATTCCGCAAGTTCATCGAATTCCTGAAGGCGAAGTATCCGCAATCCCACAGCGAGATCACAAAGGTGCTGGTCGATGGCGACTTTGTCATCCTGCGCGTGCATGCCGTCCGCGAGCCCGGCACGCGTGGCAATGCGATCGTCGACATCTTCCGCCTGAAGGACGGCAAGATCGAAGAGCACTGGGACTCGGTGCAGCCGATCCCGGAGCAGTCGGCCAACACCAACGGCATGTTCTGA
- a CDS encoding alpha/beta fold hydrolase yields the protein MPVLKTNDGTEIYYKDWGTGQPIVFSHGWPLSSDDWDAQMMFFLNHGFRVIAHDRRGHGRSAQVSDGYDMDHYADDLAALTAHLDLKNAIHVGHSTGGGEVVHYLARHGESRAAKAAIIAAVPPLMVQTAANPGGLPKSVFDDFQTQTATRRAEFYREIAAGPFYGFNKPGAKPSEAVIQNWWRQGMMGSAKAHYDGVVAFSQTDFTEDLKKLTLPVLVMHSEDDQIVPYADSAPLSAKLLKNGTLKTYKGFPHGMPTTEAATINADLLAFIKG from the coding sequence ATGCCCGTTCTCAAAACCAATGACGGCACAGAGATTTACTACAAAGACTGGGGTACCGGTCAGCCGATCGTGTTCAGCCATGGATGGCCGCTGTCGTCGGATGATTGGGATGCGCAGATGATGTTCTTCCTCAATCACGGCTTCCGCGTCATCGCCCATGACCGCCGCGGCCATGGCCGCTCGGCCCAGGTCTCCGACGGCTACGACATGGACCATTACGCCGACGATCTCGCCGCGCTCACCGCGCATCTCGACCTCAAGAACGCCATCCATGTCGGCCATTCCACCGGCGGTGGCGAGGTCGTGCACTATCTCGCACGCCACGGCGAGAGCCGCGCGGCCAAGGCCGCGATCATCGCCGCGGTGCCGCCGCTGATGGTGCAGACCGCGGCCAATCCCGGCGGCCTGCCCAAGTCGGTATTCGACGACTTCCAGACCCAGACCGCGACCCGCCGCGCGGAGTTCTACCGCGAGATCGCCGCCGGCCCGTTCTACGGCTTCAACAAGCCGGGCGCGAAGCCGTCCGAGGCTGTCATCCAGAACTGGTGGCGGCAGGGCATGATGGGCAGCGCGAAGGCGCATTATGACGGAGTCGTTGCGTTCTCGCAGACCGACTTCACCGAGGATCTGAAGAAGCTCACGCTGCCGGTGCTGGTGATGCACAGCGAGGACGATCAGATCGTGCCTTACGCCGACTCCGCGCCGCTGTCGGCCAAGCTGCTGAAGAACGGCACGCTGAAGACCTACAAGGGCTTCCCGCACGGCATGCCGACCACCGAGGCCGCGACCATCAACGCCGACCTCTTGGCCTTCATCAAGGGCTGA
- a CDS encoding ABC transporter substrate-binding protein gives MNWFSSFRKSVLLIVLAVTLPHGSARADELGVTNDSILFGQVAALEGPSAALGQAARQGLLAAFSELNAKGGVYGRRLKLASRNDGYDPDRSVVETIKLIYEDKVFALIGAVGTPTAMATAPIAASNDVPFIGPVSGAEYLRAPEFQNIVNIRASYAAEAEATIKHLTEELRLTRIAIFYQDDAFGRDVLAGVKTYLDRRGLELAAEGTFERNTRAVGAALKVIRRAEPEAVILVGTYGPCAEFIKMAHRSGFNPTFSAVSFVGGNALAKELGAEGRGVIISEVVPFPWDTDRRVVADYQAAMKALDPSQTPDFIGLEGYITGRLVARALAMTGPNPTRAELLRIINEVGQFDIGGLVVSFGSARKENPPPVSLVVIQSDGSFKPI, from the coding sequence ATGAACTGGTTCTCAAGCTTTCGGAAATCCGTCCTCCTCATCGTGTTGGCGGTCACGCTTCCACACGGGTCCGCTCGTGCCGACGAACTCGGCGTGACCAATGACTCGATCCTGTTCGGCCAGGTGGCGGCGCTGGAAGGCCCGTCGGCGGCGCTGGGCCAGGCGGCGCGGCAGGGCCTGCTCGCAGCCTTCAGCGAGCTCAACGCCAAGGGCGGCGTCTATGGCCGGCGACTGAAGCTCGCGAGCCGCAACGACGGCTACGATCCCGACCGCTCCGTCGTGGAGACGATCAAGCTGATCTACGAGGACAAGGTGTTCGCGCTGATCGGCGCCGTCGGCACGCCGACCGCGATGGCGACCGCGCCGATCGCGGCCTCGAACGATGTGCCCTTCATCGGCCCGGTGTCCGGCGCCGAATACCTGCGTGCTCCCGAATTCCAGAACATCGTCAACATCCGCGCCAGCTACGCGGCCGAGGCGGAAGCCACGATCAAGCATCTCACCGAGGAGCTGCGCCTCACGCGGATCGCGATCTTCTATCAGGACGACGCGTTCGGCCGCGACGTACTTGCGGGCGTGAAGACCTATCTCGATCGCCGCGGCCTGGAGCTCGCCGCCGAAGGCACGTTCGAGCGCAACACCCGCGCGGTCGGTGCCGCGCTCAAGGTCATCAGGCGCGCCGAGCCGGAAGCCGTGATCCTGGTCGGCACCTACGGCCCGTGCGCCGAGTTCATCAAGATGGCGCATCGCTCGGGCTTCAACCCGACCTTCTCGGCGGTGTCCTTCGTCGGCGGCAATGCGCTGGCCAAGGAGCTCGGCGCGGAGGGGCGCGGCGTCATCATCTCCGAGGTGGTGCCGTTTCCATGGGACACCGACCGCCGCGTCGTCGCAGACTATCAGGCGGCGATGAAGGCGCTCGATCCGAGCCAGACGCCCGACTTCATCGGGCTCGAGGGCTACATCACCGGGCGCCTGGTGGCGCGCGCGCTGGCGATGACCGGGCCGAACCCGACCCGCGCCGAGCTGCTGCGCATTATCAACGAGGTCGGCCAGTTCGATATCGGCGGGCTGGTCGTGAGCTTCGGCAGCGCGCGCAAGGAGAACCCGCCGCCGGTGTCGCTGGTGGTGATCCAGAGCGACGGCAGCTTCAAGCCGATCTAG
- a CDS encoding AraC family transcriptional regulator, whose product MAQQIRSTSSAWMRGVASTFDEQGLDAAALFAEVGLSIKDLDDCDHRWPTEALSRLWVLAAERSGNPDIGLVNVAAPRPHNYGVAGYAMMSSPNLQTGLMRLIRYMCLVSDAVAITLEDGQGGRWVRTDVYGGECPIPRQRYDYGIINLLNLCRWMLDRPLTPLAARFSHAVPLSIAAYNRAFQSPLEFDAPFNGFLISHEDLACKLTTSAPELMPIHDRIADEALERLVKTDTAYRARSAIAKLLPDGSPLRSAIAAALGLSDRTFQRRLAEEGLSFSDLVDATRRELAQRHLADPRLSLTDIGYLLGYADQSTFFRASNRWFGESPGEYRARIGNGHPREVEAAHEK is encoded by the coding sequence ATGGCGCAGCAGATCAGATCGACATCGTCAGCCTGGATGCGCGGCGTCGCGAGCACATTCGATGAGCAGGGCCTCGATGCAGCGGCGCTGTTTGCCGAGGTCGGACTTTCGATCAAGGATCTCGACGATTGCGATCACCGCTGGCCCACGGAGGCATTGAGCCGGCTGTGGGTGCTGGCGGCCGAACGCTCGGGCAATCCCGATATCGGCCTCGTCAATGTCGCAGCCCCTCGCCCGCACAATTATGGGGTGGCGGGCTATGCGATGATGTCGAGCCCGAATCTGCAGACAGGGCTGATGCGCCTGATCCGCTACATGTGTCTGGTCAGCGACGCCGTCGCGATCACGCTGGAGGATGGCCAGGGCGGCCGCTGGGTGCGCACCGATGTCTATGGCGGCGAATGCCCGATCCCGCGGCAGCGCTACGACTACGGCATCATCAATCTGCTCAATCTGTGCCGCTGGATGCTCGACCGCCCGCTGACGCCGCTCGCCGCGCGCTTCTCGCATGCCGTGCCGCTGTCCATCGCAGCCTACAACAGGGCGTTCCAGTCACCGCTCGAGTTCGACGCGCCCTTCAACGGCTTTTTGATCTCGCATGAGGATCTCGCCTGCAAGCTGACGACGTCGGCGCCCGAGCTGATGCCGATCCATGATCGCATCGCCGACGAGGCGCTGGAACGCCTGGTCAAGACAGACACGGCGTATCGGGCCCGGAGCGCGATCGCCAAGCTTCTTCCTGACGGCAGCCCGTTGCGCTCGGCGATCGCGGCTGCGCTCGGCCTCAGCGATCGCACCTTCCAGCGCCGGCTCGCCGAGGAAGGCCTGTCCTTCAGCGACCTCGTCGACGCGACCCGACGCGAGCTAGCCCAGCGCCATCTCGCCGATCCACGCCTGTCATTGACCGACATCGGCTATCTGCTCGGCTACGCCGACCAGAGCACGTTCTTCCGCGCCTCCAACCGCTGGTTCGGAGAATCGCCGGGCGAGTATCGGGCGCGCATCGGCAACGGGCATCCGCGCGAGGTCGAAGCCGCCCACGAGAAGTGA
- a CDS encoding XapX domain-containing protein — protein sequence MKIYLFSLGAGLLVGVIYSLLQVRSPAPPLVALVGLLGILVGEQVIPVGRQLLNGSSMAAAWQKAACATHIFGLLPGHHGRADTTPHAAPDEKAS from the coding sequence ATGAAGATCTATCTGTTCTCGCTCGGGGCAGGGCTCTTGGTCGGCGTGATCTACAGCCTGCTTCAGGTCCGCTCGCCGGCGCCGCCACTGGTGGCGCTGGTCGGCCTGCTCGGCATCCTCGTCGGAGAGCAGGTGATCCCCGTGGGCAGGCAGCTCTTGAACGGCAGCAGCATGGCTGCGGCCTGGCAGAAGGCGGCCTGCGCCACGCACATTTTTGGCCTGCTGCCCGGCCATCACGGCCGGGCGGACACCACCCCTCACGCTGCGCCAGACGAGAAGGCCTCATGA
- a CDS encoding helix-turn-helix domain-containing protein — MKAIASLLPSYGFSAEQMDTDTNIAAWREATSTFFDVDELAAGEASPFRADVLSYALGSVLLGSARASSQRFRRSPQTIARSGVNHVIIQLYVRGGYEGVAGQRPIKVEAGDLCVLDLAQTLETRASAFENVTLVVPRPMFDARLLQVDDLHGLVLPRSGAMAPLLARHFGALLDCAPRMSFDECQAVVDGTVSLISACLRGELERRDADRSITADASLLRIRQYIESQLASPELSADAVALHFGMSRASLYRMFAPIGGIAEYIRSRRLHRAFFDLAGSGARSQRISEVARRWQLGTDAHFTRLFKTAYGITPSAAREAAMLGLPQMPLDGDAEPASPLSRWMRGIAAPRTAE; from the coding sequence ATGAAAGCTATTGCGTCCCTGCTGCCGAGCTATGGCTTCTCGGCCGAGCAGATGGACACCGACACCAACATTGCGGCTTGGCGCGAGGCGACCTCGACGTTCTTCGATGTCGATGAGCTCGCGGCCGGCGAAGCGTCACCGTTCAGGGCCGACGTCCTGTCTTACGCACTCGGCTCCGTCCTGCTCGGCTCCGCGCGCGCCAGCAGCCAGCGCTTCCGGCGCTCCCCCCAGACGATCGCGCGCAGCGGCGTCAACCACGTCATCATCCAGCTCTATGTGAGGGGTGGCTATGAGGGCGTCGCCGGCCAGCGGCCAATCAAGGTCGAAGCCGGCGATCTCTGCGTGCTGGATCTGGCGCAGACACTCGAGACGCGTGCGAGCGCATTCGAGAACGTCACGCTGGTCGTTCCCCGCCCGATGTTCGACGCCCGCCTGCTGCAGGTCGATGATCTGCACGGGCTCGTCCTGCCGCGCAGCGGCGCGATGGCGCCGCTGCTGGCGCGGCATTTCGGCGCACTGCTCGATTGCGCGCCGCGCATGAGCTTCGACGAGTGCCAGGCCGTGGTCGACGGCACGGTGTCGCTGATCTCGGCCTGCCTGCGCGGCGAGCTCGAGCGGCGCGATGCCGATCGCAGCATCACGGCCGATGCCTCGCTGCTGCGCATCCGGCAATATATCGAATCCCAATTGGCCAGTCCCGAGCTCAGCGCCGACGCCGTGGCGCTGCATTTCGGGATGTCGCGGGCGTCGCTCTATCGGATGTTCGCGCCGATCGGCGGCATCGCGGAGTACATCCGCAGCCGCCGCCTGCACCGCGCATTCTTCGATCTCGCCGGCAGCGGGGCGCGCTCCCAGCGCATCAGCGAGGTGGCGCGGCGCTGGCAGCTCGGCACCGACGCGCATTTCACCCGTCTGTTCAAGACCGCCTACGGCATCACGCCGAGCGCCGCGCGCGAGGCGGCGATGCTGGGCCTGCCGCAGATGCCGTTGGACGGCGACGCCGAACCGGCCTCGCCGCTCAGCCGTTGGATGCGAGGGATAGCAGCGCCCCGGACCGCGGAATGA
- a CDS encoding cytochrome c, with translation MHRRFLLALCVLGVAGLAVFWWLTRPSTIALAAATRAPDLANGQEMFNIGGCSSCHAVPNQQDRLKLGGGLPLESPFGTFYAPNISPDPNDGIGRWSEAEFVNAVVRGVSPGGSHYYPAFPYTSYAAAKVDDVKDLFAYMKTLPPVSGASRPHDLPFPFNIRRTVGVWKLLFFDDRPFVADASRSAEWNRGAYLVNTFGHCAECHSPRNPLGGIKTAQRLAGGPDPEGQGFVPNITQKGLADWSESDISYFLETGQLPDGDSAGGSMARVIRNTSQLTAEDRKAMAAYLKSLPPVEGPPKPKKSAN, from the coding sequence ATGCACCGACGCTTCCTGCTTGCTTTGTGTGTGCTCGGCGTCGCCGGTCTCGCGGTATTCTGGTGGCTGACCCGGCCATCGACGATCGCGCTCGCAGCGGCGACGCGCGCGCCCGATCTCGCCAATGGCCAGGAGATGTTCAACATCGGCGGCTGCTCGTCCTGCCATGCTGTGCCGAACCAGCAGGATCGTCTGAAGCTTGGCGGCGGCCTGCCGTTGGAGTCGCCGTTCGGGACGTTCTATGCGCCCAACATCTCACCTGATCCGAACGATGGTATCGGGCGCTGGAGCGAGGCTGAGTTCGTCAACGCCGTTGTGCGCGGCGTGTCGCCCGGCGGCAGTCACTACTATCCGGCGTTTCCCTATACCTCCTACGCCGCGGCAAAGGTCGACGACGTGAAGGATCTGTTCGCCTACATGAAGACGCTGCCGCCGGTGAGCGGCGCGTCGCGCCCGCATGATCTGCCATTCCCGTTCAACATCCGCCGCACCGTCGGGGTCTGGAAGCTGCTGTTCTTCGACGACAGGCCGTTCGTCGCGGATGCCTCGCGCTCCGCGGAGTGGAATCGCGGCGCTTATCTGGTGAACACCTTCGGCCATTGCGCGGAGTGCCACAGCCCGCGCAACCCGCTCGGCGGCATCAAGACGGCGCAGCGGCTCGCCGGTGGTCCTGATCCGGAAGGGCAGGGCTTCGTGCCGAACATCACCCAGAAGGGGCTCGCAGACTGGAGCGAGAGCGATATCAGCTATTTCCTGGAGACCGGGCAGCTGCCCGACGGCGACAGCGCCGGCGGCTCGATGGCGCGCGTGATCCGCAACACCTCGCAGCTGACGGCTGAGGATCGCAAGGCGATGGCCGCTTATCTGAAGTCGCTGCCGCCGGTCGAAGGCCCGCCGAAGCCGAAGAAATCCGCGAACTGA
- a CDS encoding Lrp/AsnC family transcriptional regulator, with amino-acid sequence MVPFFVQIKCKLGQSYVVANALAEAEIASEIYSTAGNYDLLVKFYVDNETDIGHFVNEKVQVLPGIQDTHTIITFKAFGAS; translated from the coding sequence ATGGTTCCTTTCTTCGTCCAGATCAAGTGCAAGCTCGGCCAGTCCTACGTCGTGGCCAATGCGCTGGCCGAGGCCGAGATCGCCTCCGAGATCTATTCGACGGCCGGCAATTACGACCTGCTGGTGAAGTTCTACGTCGATAACGAGACCGACATCGGCCACTTCGTGAACGAGAAGGTCCAGGTCCTGCCGGGCATCCAGGACACCCACACCATCATCACCTTCAAGGCTTTCGGCGCGAGCTGA
- the thiD gene encoding bifunctional hydroxymethylpyrimidine kinase/phosphomethylpyrimidine kinase encodes MSTPVALTIAGSDSSGGAGIQADLKTFAALSVYGASVLTALTAQNTTGVTGVHLVPPDFVTAQIDAVFDDLAVGAVKIGMVAQAPITEAIAASLSRWKPAHVVLDPVMVATSGARLLPEDAIEALRSRLIPQAALITPNLPEAAALLGEPIADTDEAIAAQGRRLLALGCPAVLIKGGHGQGAESTDYLITGDSSTALPAPRVATKNTHGTGCSLSSAVAAGLAKGEGLQTAVRNAKAFISGAIAAADRFTVGHGHGPVHHLYRFY; translated from the coding sequence ATGAGCACCCCCGTCGCACTCACCATCGCCGGCTCGGATTCCTCGGGCGGAGCCGGCATCCAGGCCGACCTGAAGACCTTTGCCGCGCTGTCCGTCTACGGCGCCTCGGTGCTGACGGCGCTGACCGCCCAGAACACGACCGGCGTGACCGGGGTGCACCTGGTGCCGCCCGATTTCGTGACGGCGCAGATCGACGCCGTGTTCGACGATCTCGCGGTCGGTGCGGTCAAGATCGGCATGGTCGCGCAGGCGCCGATCACCGAGGCGATCGCAGCGAGCCTGTCACGCTGGAAGCCGGCGCATGTTGTGCTCGATCCGGTGATGGTCGCGACCTCCGGCGCGCGGCTGCTGCCGGAGGACGCGATCGAGGCGCTGCGCAGCCGGCTCATCCCACAGGCCGCGCTGATCACGCCGAACCTGCCGGAGGCGGCTGCGCTGCTCGGCGAGCCGATCGCTGATACAGACGAGGCCATCGCGGCGCAGGGCCGGCGCCTGCTCGCGCTCGGCTGTCCGGCCGTGCTGATCAAGGGCGGCCATGGGCAGGGCGCCGAGAGCACCGACTATCTCATCACTGGCGACAGCTCCACCGCGTTGCCGGCGCCGCGCGTGGCGACGAAGAACACGCACGGCACCGGGTGCTCGCTGTCGTCGGCGGTCGCCGCCGGCTTGGCCAAGGGCGAAGGCCTGCAGACGGCCGTGCGCAACGCCAAGGCCTTCATCTCCGGTGCGATCGCGGCCGCCGATCGCTTCACGGTCGGGCATGGCCACGGGCCGGTGCATCATCTCTATCGGTTCTATTGA
- a CDS encoding hydrolase, which yields MSKLEMLTPQNCAVALIDYQPAMYQGVQSHDRLGVFNNIQIVAKAAKLFKLPTVITTVAKDSFSGPFMPEITDLFPEHDIVDRTAMNSWLDAGFRKQVAATGRKKFIIAGLWTEACVLFPTLDMLREGYEIYIPADACGDLSLEAHNRAMDRAVQAGAVPITSCQFAFELQQDWARAETYDGMMEILKAHSPYGIQIRFSKWALGEHASEGGPK from the coding sequence ATGTCCAAGCTCGAAATGCTGACGCCCCAGAACTGCGCCGTCGCTCTGATCGACTATCAGCCGGCGATGTATCAGGGCGTGCAGTCGCACGACCGTCTCGGCGTGTTCAACAACATCCAGATCGTCGCCAAGGCGGCCAAGCTCTTCAAGCTGCCGACCGTGATCACGACCGTCGCCAAGGATTCGTTCTCCGGCCCGTTCATGCCGGAGATCACCGATCTCTTCCCGGAGCACGACATCGTCGACCGCACGGCGATGAATTCCTGGCTCGATGCCGGCTTCCGCAAGCAGGTCGCCGCGACCGGCCGCAAGAAGTTCATCATCGCGGGACTCTGGACCGAGGCCTGCGTGCTGTTTCCTACGCTCGACATGCTGCGCGAGGGCTATGAGATCTACATCCCCGCCGATGCCTGCGGCGACCTCTCGCTCGAGGCGCACAACCGCGCGATGGATCGCGCCGTGCAGGCCGGCGCGGTGCCGATCACCTCGTGCCAGTTCGCCTTCGAGCTGCAGCAGGACTGGGCGCGCGCCGAGACCTATGACGGCATGATGGAGATCCTCAAGGCGCATTCGCCCTACGGCATCCAGATCCGCTTCTCGAAATGGGCGCTCGGCGAGCACGCTTCCGAAGGCGGCCCGAAGTAG